The genome window ATCCCAGTGTTTTAACTATGTTGGGAAATGTTGATTATCGCCCGGCAAACCCGATAAAAGAGGTTGAACTCGCACATGCTGACGGTGTTTCCATAAATGTCCACTACATCGATAAAGAACTGGTTGAGGAGTTACACTCTGTAGGCTACAAGGTCGCCGTTTGGACCGTGAACGACCCGCAGAAGGCGATGTGGTTAAAGGAACTTAATGTAGACTACATCATAACGGATATACCAGAAAAAATAACCAGGATACTTTTGGGGTCTTAGAGAGAGGCTACAAAACCCGGGATCCGCGGGAAAGCCTGAACCTCTGCGATATGTTTTCGCTGTGTGAGCCAGCGTACAAGTCTCTCAACACCTATACCTGCACCGGCACTCGGGACTAGTAGGCCTTTCCTAGCTAAATCGAGAAAATACCTGTAAGAGTCGAGTAAAACCCTATCTCTTCCCATTTTATAAAGTATTTTCTCGTACTGCCACTCCCTCTCTGCTCCCGACAACACTTCCCCATATCCTCCGGGCAAAATTAGATCGTAGTTGTGCCATTCTCCAGTCTTGAAATCCTCGAAGTCGTAGAACTCTCGGGGAATGTCTATTACCCAAAAAGGTTCTTCAAGGGTGGTAGAAGCCTGAATTTCCCAGTCTGAACCATACGTCTCCTCGAGATCCCGCCTCCTATAGATTTTGAAAGGTGTAGAAGGCTTTTGTATTTCAACTCCGATCTCTCTGAATATGCTTGAGCAACACTCTTCGAGATGGTCAAATAACTCTGAAATCACTCCTTCAACGAGGCGGAATATGTCTTCCCTTTTTGCCTCTCTAACTTCAAAGTCCAGCTGTGTGAACTCATATGCATGCCTGCCTGTGGAAGCGCGTTCTCTTCTTTCTATGCGAATGTTAGGGGATAACGTAAAGATTTTCTCGTAGCCTGCAGCAACAAGTATCTGTTTATGGAGAATCATGCTCTGGGTTAGCCTGACCCTTTCACCATAAATCTCTAGCTCGGGTCGGGTCTCGATACTGCTACCGGGGTCTGGCCAAAGGGGATCTGTAGCCTTACTTGTTACAACGGGTAGCAACCATATGAATCCCCTATCTAGGAATGACTTGGTGAGTGATTTCAGTGTCTCAGAGAAAATATAGAGAATATGTTTTTTCTCACTGTTTGCAAGTGAGGTGAAAATATCGGAGGTTAGGCTTGCATCAAACAGAACTTGTGTCTGGGCTTTCATTCTTGTTTCACCTTTAGCGACAAATCCTATGCATATTATTCATAAAAGTCTATTTACAATATCTAGGAAAAAACTGCAATTTTATAGCCATTTTCCCTATAGAAATCAGAACAAAATACAAAAACACTTTGCTACTGTTATGAAATTTATTTTAAGTAGAACTCAAGTTTCCTTAGAGCACTCTGAATATCTTCACTCCGAAACACTTTGGCTATTTCTTGCCTTATGGCTGAGGGAGCTAAAGAGGGTCTAACCCTAAGCCTTACAACTCTCTCTGGGGTTGCTATAGGTCCCACTTTCTCGCGTACAGCTTTCACAATCTCCTCCTCCTCGGCTTTTCCATAGTATATTACGAGAGGTGTTTCAAATTTGTCAGGGTTTTTCATAGGAACTGTAAGTGCCCATTCGACCGTCGGGTCCGACATTATGCTTTTTTCGAGTGCACCAGGACTCAGCCTATAACCGCTAACCTTTAAGATTGCATCGGCGCGTCCCGCAGGGTATATGTAGCCGCTGTCACTCATAACTGCTAAGTCGCCTGTTTCGTAGTAACCCTTGTTCCACGATTCGAAAAATTCCTGTGACGCCTCTACTGGGGTTGAAGGCCAAGGACTCCTTATCACGAGCTTACCTGTTTTTCCTCGAACAGGGATACCCGAATCGTCTACTACATCCACTGCAAATCCTGGAAAGGGAAGACCCGCAGAGCCGGGCTCGATGGGAGTGAACGTATAGTTTACGAGGTTACCCGTTAGGAAGGTGCCCACCTCACTCTGTATATACATGTCTAAGACAGGTATGCTCCCGTTTCTAGAGGATTGTGAGTCCACTATAGGGTAGGGCAGGGTTCCAAGGATCTCATAGCTCCAATGCCAGAATTCCGGCTCAAGTGGCTCAGCCGTTATTATTATCTCTCTTAGTGTATCATTCTTCGACTTGAAGATAGAGGGATCCTGTTTCGCTAGAATCCGTATAGCGCTTCCAGTCGTGATAAAAACCGTAACAGCGTAAGCATCGATTATGTCCAGCCACCTGCTCCAGCTAGGCCAGTCGGGGCCACCATTATATAGCAGGACTGTAGAGCCGAGCATTAGAGGACCGAAGAGCTGATAAGTTACTCCTGTTATCCATCCTGGCCAAACAGTACAGAAGACGGTGTCCCTTGATCTAAGGCCTATCCATCTCGAAGTAGAGTATGCCTGTACGAGGAACCCGCCTGCCGCGTGTGTGATTGGCTTAAAGTCCTCTGCATAGCCGCTGTGAAGTCCGAAAAGCTTGTGGTTTGAGTCCACCACCACTTCTCGCGAGTTACAGGAGTATTCGAGAAGATCATCGTATTCCAAAAATACTTCCTTATTTCCTGAACCCTCCAATATCACCAGAACACCCTTGGAGGACAAGCGTTCAAGATAACTTTTACTGTTCCCTAATACATCTATGTTTTTTCCACGACGCATGTACCTCGCTGTTACAAAAAGTGCTTTAGCATTCCTAGTAATAACACGTCTATACATCTCGTAGGGGCTAAAGCCGGTGAATACAGGCTCGAACGGCAGTCCAGCCCTTATCGCTGCGAGCATAAAGGCGAAGGCAGCGATCGTGGGTGGACTGTAAACAACTACCCAGTCGCCCTGACGCAACCCTAGGTTTTCAAGCGCGCAATGAATCTTCGCAACCATCATTTCCAGCTGTGCATAGCTTACCGCCTCAGCATCTCCATTCTCGTCCAATCCGATAAGAGCCGGTTTTCCCCACAGACTTGTTCCTCTATGCTTGCCTATGATGTTCTCGAAGGGGCTTAGGAGGCCCCCCGTGAACCATCTCGCATTGGGCCCCTCACCTGATTTTATAGAACTCCATTTTCTCGACCACCTAAGCATATCGGCCTCTGAGCCCCAGAACTCCTCTAGTTTGCGGATACTCTCCTCATAGACCTTCCTGTATTCCTGTATCGGTATGGCTTTGTACCTCATTGATGGTGGGACAATCCTACGCGCGCTCAAACTCGGTCAACCTCTAAGAGCACCACCTGAGTATACGGCTGAGTAAGCCTCTTGAATATACGCGCTTTGCTAATATCCTCCCAGTGGACGGGTATCGCGATGGAGGGTCGCAGGGTTTTAACGGCCTCGGAGGCCTCCTCTGGGGTCATAACACCATCCCCACCCACTGGCACCAACATTATGTCTAGTGGCTTGTTCTTGACGCTTAAAATTTCCTCTATTAGATCAGTGTCACCCATGTGGTATATCCTGGGCCCACTACGGAACTCCAAGACATAGCCAGCCCCGAAGCCTCTGGGATGCTTTACAGTCTCTTGAATGCCAAGATTGTAGGCATGTACAGCCTCAACTAATACTCCGTTGCTTAACTCGATACTCTCACCAGGAGCTATTCTATTCCCCCTGAACGGTGAGACTACAACCCGAGACCAATCCTCAGCAGGAGCATGCCTCGGGTGATCATGAGTATAGAGAGCGTAATCACAACGCTCGGGCTGCACGACATCAATGCATATACTGGTTCCTTCATAATCTAACCTGACACCAGCTAACCCCCTTCTCGAAACTTTAACACCCCCGAATCGCAAGGACTTCAACACGACCACCTAGCAAATCCTAGGGACGAGAACTCCTCTAGGCGGCTCAATTACCCTATAGCCTCCCACAGCCGTCTTAGACAAGACATAACTCTTGTACTTCTCGCTTTGTTTAACCTCCCCGATAATCCTGGCATTCTTAAAACCGCTCGAGACAAGCCTCTCTAAGACAATATCTGCCTTCTCGGAAGCCACACTGAGCACAGCAACCCCCTCGCTTGCCAAATATACCGGGTCTACACCCAGCATCTCAGCATATCGCTTAACGGGTTCACGCACGGGTATATCCTCGTCTCTGACAACCATTATGAGCCCGCTCTCCTGCGCCCACTCATTCAATACGCCTGCGAGACCACCACGCGTGGGGTCCCGAGCTGCGTGAATATACCCCGCGAATTCTTCAAATACTGGTAGAAGTGGGGTCAAGGGCTTAGAGTCACTTTTTAAAAGTCCATGAGCTATCTCCTCCACATCTCCTAGTCCTAGCTGCGACATCAGGATAACGGTTCCGTGGTCACCGATATAATCTGTCACAATAATCTTGTCCCCCGGTTTAGGCTCGTCCACAATAGGGTATACGGCAACTCCTATACCAACGGTTGTTATCACGATGCGATCTAGTTGACCCTTAGGCATTACCTTGAAGTCACCTCCAATTAGAGCTACACCCTCTTTTTCCAGAACAGATATTAGGGAGTCCACAATTTCCTCTAGCGTTTTCAGGGGGAGCCCCTCCTCTGCGACGATTGAGTCGAGCATGGCTATAGGTCTTCCACCCATCATCACGACATCATTTATCGAGCCGGACGCTGCTAGACTTCCAATGTTACCGCCGGGAAAGAAAGGAGGGTTAACAGTATAAGAGTCAACGCTTACCACTAAGAACTTACCGTCAGGCAACGGGATAAGGGAGCCATCGTCGGGTTTATCTATCCCGACACCCCCCTCGACACGCTTGAGGTTGTCTGTAACCCTGCTAAAGACTACTTTTCTGAGAAGCTCTATTGTCTCGCTTCCTCCCTGCCCGTGGGCAAGAGCAAGGGCATCGATTTTACTCAACCCGGGTCTACCTCTTCTTGAGCTCCTCTGCCAGCCTCAAAATATTCTTATACATTTGTGCCATTAGTTCGCCTTCCTCGCCTAAAGTCTCTCTTATGAAAGATATTTGTTCGAGTATACTTTCCTCTGTGAGCTTAGTTATAATAACGCCTGCATGAACCACCACAAGGTCGCCCTTCTCGACTCTACCCTCCGATATTCCTATAAACACTTCACGTGTAATCCCGTCGCCATAGTCGACCTTAGCGACCTTGCCGTCAGTGTCCAGAAC of Thermofilum uzonense contains these proteins:
- the hypE gene encoding hydrogenase expression/formation protein HypE, translating into MDALALAHGQGGSETIELLRKVVFSRVTDNLKRVEGGVGIDKPDDGSLIPLPDGKFLVVSVDSYTVNPPFFPGGNIGSLAASGSINDVVMMGGRPIAMLDSIVAEEGLPLKTLEEIVDSLISVLEKEGVALIGGDFKVMPKGQLDRIVITTVGIGVAVYPIVDEPKPGDKIIVTDYIGDHGTVILMSQLGLGDVEEIAHGLLKSDSKPLTPLLPVFEEFAGYIHAARDPTRGGLAGVLNEWAQESGLIMVVRDEDIPVREPVKRYAEMLGVDPVYLASEGVAVLSVASEKADIVLERLVSSGFKNARIIGEVKQSEKYKSYVLSKTAVGGYRVIEPPRGVLVPRIC
- a CDS encoding AMP-binding protein, whose amino-acid sequence is MSARRIVPPSMRYKAIPIQEYRKVYEESIRKLEEFWGSEADMLRWSRKWSSIKSGEGPNARWFTGGLLSPFENIIGKHRGTSLWGKPALIGLDENGDAEAVSYAQLEMMVAKIHCALENLGLRQGDWVVVYSPPTIAAFAFMLAAIRAGLPFEPVFTGFSPYEMYRRVITRNAKALFVTARYMRRGKNIDVLGNSKSYLERLSSKGVLVILEGSGNKEVFLEYDDLLEYSCNSREVVVDSNHKLFGLHSGYAEDFKPITHAAGGFLVQAYSTSRWIGLRSRDTVFCTVWPGWITGVTYQLFGPLMLGSTVLLYNGGPDWPSWSRWLDIIDAYAVTVFITTGSAIRILAKQDPSIFKSKNDTLREIIITAEPLEPEFWHWSYEILGTLPYPIVDSQSSRNGSIPVLDMYIQSEVGTFLTGNLVNYTFTPIEPGSAGLPFPGFAVDVVDDSGIPVRGKTGKLVIRSPWPSTPVEASQEFFESWNKGYYETGDLAVMSDSGYIYPAGRADAILKVSGYRLSPGALEKSIMSDPTVEWALTVPMKNPDKFETPLVIYYGKAEEEEIVKAVREKVGPIATPERVVRLRVRPSLAPSAIRQEIAKVFRSEDIQSALRKLEFYLK
- a CDS encoding HypC/HybG/HupF family hydrogenase formation chaperone, yielding MCWGSSAVVLDTDGKVAKVDYGDGITREVFIGISEGRVEKGDLVVVHAGVIITKLTEESILEQISFIRETLGEEGELMAQMYKNILRLAEELKKR
- a CDS encoding asparagine synthetase A, which encodes MKAQTQVLFDASLTSDIFTSLANSEKKHILYIFSETLKSLTKSFLDRGFIWLLPVVTSKATDPLWPDPGSSIETRPELEIYGERVRLTQSMILHKQILVAAGYEKIFTLSPNIRIERRERASTGRHAYEFTQLDFEVREAKREDIFRLVEGVISELFDHLEECCSSIFREIGVEIQKPSTPFKIYRRRDLEETYGSDWEIQASTTLEEPFWVIDIPREFYDFEDFKTGEWHNYDLILPGGYGEVLSGAEREWQYEKILYKMGRDRVLLDSYRYFLDLARKGLLVPSAGAGIGVERLVRWLTQRKHIAEVQAFPRIPGFVASL
- a CDS encoding MBL fold metallo-hydrolase; the protein is MKSLRFGGVKVSRRGLAGVRLDYEGTSICIDVVQPERCDYALYTHDHPRHAPAEDWSRVVVSPFRGNRIAPGESIELSNGVLVEAVHAYNLGIQETVKHPRGFGAGYVLEFRSGPRIYHMGDTDLIEEILSVKNKPLDIMLVPVGGDGVMTPEEASEAVKTLRPSIAIPVHWEDISKARIFKRLTQPYTQVVLLEVDRV